In a genomic window of Meleagris gallopavo isolate NT-WF06-2002-E0010 breed Aviagen turkey brand Nicholas breeding stock chromosome 1, Turkey_5.1, whole genome shotgun sequence:
- the RBM26 gene encoding RNA-binding protein 26 isoform X1 yields the protein MVVKMIIENFEALKSWLSKTLEPICDADPSALAKYVLALVKKDKSEKELKALCVDQLDVFLQKETQIFVEKLFDAVNTKSYLPPPEQPSSGSLKVEFFQHQEKETKKEEIVKEEEREKKFSRRLNHSPPQSSSRYRDTRSRDERKKDERSRKRDYDRNPPRRDSYRDRYNRRRGRSRSYSRSRSRSWSKERLRDRDRDRSRSRSRTRSRGTNSWSLKYERDLGKPKYDMDRTDPLENNYTPVSSVTNISSGHYPVPTLSSTITVIAPAHHGNNTTESWSEFHEEQLDHNSYGRPPLPKKRCRDYDEKGFCMRGDMCPFDHGSDPVVVEDVNLPGILPFPAQPPVVEGPPPPGLPPPPPILSPPPVNLRPPVPPPGPLPPSLPPVTGPPPPLPPLQPAGMDAPPNSATSSVPTVVTTGIHHQPPPAPPSLFTAGVVLRLCPQETYDTDGYNPEAPSITNTSRPMYRHRVHAQRPNLIGLTSGDMDLPPREKPPNKSSMRIVVDAESRKRTIGAGDGGVPTKKTWFDKQNFNRTNSPGFQKKVQFGNENTKLELRKVPPELNNISKLNEHFSKFGNLVNLQVAYQGDPEGALIQFATHEEAKKAISSTEAVLNNRFIKVYWHREGSAPQIQTTAQKVIQPLVQQPSLPVVKQSVKERLGPVPASNIEPTEAQSANTEVTQNVTKLSVKDRLGFVSKPVTPATEKVLSTSTGLTKTVYNPAALKAAQKSLPVVSTSVLDSNEAQKKKQEALRLQQDVRKKKQEILEKHIETQKMLISKLEKNKAMKSEDKAEIMKTLEILTNSITKLKDELKGVSSGGGTPLKSMKTKTQMQKELLDTELDLYKKMQAGEEVTELRRKYTELQLEAAKRGILSSVRGRGVHARGRGASRSRGRGIRGRGRGRGVPVHAVVDHRPRALEISAFTESDREDLLPHFAQYGEIEDCQIDDSSLHAVITFKTRAEAEAAAIHGSRFKGQELKLAWNKPVASMSAVETEEAEPDEEEFQEESLVDDSLLQDDDEEEEDNESRSWRR from the exons atGTGATGCAGATCCATCTGCCCTAGCTAAATATGTTCTGGCTTTGGTAAAGAAGGATAAAAGTGAAAAGGAGCTGAAGGCATTATGTGTTGATCAGCTGGATGTATTTCTCCAGAAAG AAACTCAGATATTTGTGGAAAAACTGTTTGATGCTGTGAATACAAAAAGCTATCTACCTCCACCAGAACAGCCATCATCAGGAAGCCTAAAAGTAGAGTTCTTTCAGCACCaggagaaagagacaaaaaaagaagag ATAGTTAAAGAGGAAGAGCGAGAAAAGAAGTTCTCCAGAAGACTAAATCACAGCCCTCCTCAGTCAAGTTCACGCTACAGAGATACCAg AAGCCGcgatgaaaggaaaaaagatgaacGTTCTCGGAAGAGAGATTATGACCGCAATCCTCCCAGAAGAGATTCCTACAGGGATCGATACAACAGAAGAAGAGGGAGAAGTCGAAGCTACAGCAGGAGTCGAAGTAGGAGCTGGAGCAAAGAGAGACTGCGGGACAGGGATCGAGACCGGAGCAGAAGCCGAAGCAGAACACGAAGCAGAGGTACCAACAGTTGGTCTCTAAAATACG aaagggaTTTGGGAAAGCCAAAATATGATATGGATAGAACAGATCCATTAGAAAACAATTATACTCCAGTTTCTTCTGTAACAAATATTTCATCTGGCCACTATCCTGTCCCTACACTGAGCAGCACTATTACTGTTATTGCTCCTGCTCATCATGGAAATAACACTACTGAAAGCTGGTCAGAATTCCATGAAGAGCAGCTGGACCACAACTCCTATGGAAGACCTCCGCTGCCAAAGAAACGCTGTAGAGATTATGATG AAAAGGGTTTCTGTATGAGAGGAGATATGTGCCCTTTTGATCATGGAAGCGATCCAGTAGTGGTAGAAGATGTGAATCTTCCTGGCATTCTGCCTTTTCCAGCACAACCCCCTGTTGTTGAAGGACCACCTCCTCCTGGACTTCCTCCCCCTCCACCAATTCTGAGTCCTCCTCCTGTTAACCTTAGACCTCCAGTACCACCACCAGGCCCCTTACCACCTAGCCTTCCACCTGTAACAG gaCCAccccctcctcttcccccactgcagcctgctggcaTGGATGCTCCCCCAAATTCAGCAACTAGCTCAGTTCCTACTGTTGTTACAACGGGTATTCATCACCAGCCGCCTCCTGCTCCACCCTCTCTTTTTACAGCAGGTGTAGTACTGAGGCTTTGCCCACAAG AAACGTATGACACAGATGGCTATAATCCAGAAGCTCCAAGTATAACAAACACTTCCAGACCTATGTATAGACATAGAGTACATGCTCAAAGACCAAATTTGATTGGACTCACATCAGGTGACATGGATCTACCACCCAGAG AAAAACCTCCTAATAAAAGCAGTATGAGAATAGTGGTAGATGCTGAATCCAGGAAAAGAACAATTGGTGCAGGAGATGGCGGAGTTCCTACAAAGAAAACTTGGTTTGACAA GCAAAATTTTAACAGAACAAATAGTCCAGGTTTCCAGAAGAAGGTACagtttggaaatgaaaacacaaaacttgAATTGAGGAAAGTTCCTCCAGAGCTTAACAATATCAGCAAACTTAATGAGCACTTCAGTAAATTTGGAAATTTGGTCAACTTGCAG GTTGCATATCAAGGTGATCCAGAAGGTGCCCTTATTCAGTTTGCCACACATGAGGAAGCCAAGAAAGCGATATCAAGTACAGAAGCAGTATTAAATAATCGTTTTATCAAAGTTTACTGGCATCGAGAAGGAAGTGCACCGCAAATCCAAACTACTGCACAGAAG GTAATACAACCCTTAGTTCAACAACCGAGTTTACCAGTAGTGAAACAGTCAGTCAAGGAGCGATTAGGTCCAGTACCTGCAAGTAATATTGAACCTACGGAAGCACAGAGTGCCAATACAGAAGTCACTCAG AATGTGACTAAATTATCTGTGAAGGATAGACTGGGTTTTGTGTCAAAGCCAGTTACTCCAGCAACTGAAAAG GTTTTATCCACTTCTACTGGCTTGACAAAAACTGTGTACAACCCTGCTGCTTTGAAGGCAGCACAGAAATCTTTGCCTGTTGTTTCCACTTCCGTGCTAGACTCTaatgaagcacagaagaaaaaacag gAAGCACTGCGACTTCAACAAGATgtgagaaaaaagaagcaagaaatcTTAGAGAAGCACATTGAAACACAAAAG ATGCTGATTTCAAAGcttgagaaaaataaagccatGAAGTCAGAAGACAAAGCAGAAATCATGAAAACACTGGAGATTCTAACTAACAGCATTACCAAGTTAAAAGATGAATTAAAAGGTGTATCATCAGGAGGAGGGACTCCTCTGAAAAGCATGAAAACTAAGACTCAG ATGCAGAAAGAGTTACTAGATACTGAACTGGATTTATACAAGAAGATGCAAGCTGGGGAGGAAGTTACTGAATTAAGACGGAAatacacagagctgcagctggaa GCCGCCAAACGAGGAATTCTTTCTTCAGTTCGTGGTAGAGGGGTCCATGCAAGAGGTCGAGGTGCATCACGTAGCAGAGGTAGAGGAATACGTGGACGGGGCCGAGGCAGAGGAGTTCCTGTACATGCTGTTGTGGATCATCGACCAAGGGCATTAGAAATTTCTGCGTTTACAGAAAGTGATAGAGAAGATCTTCTTCCTCATTTTGCG cAATACGGTGAAATTGAAGATTGCCAGATTGATGACTCTTCGCTCCATGCGGTGATTACCTTTAAGACAAGAGCAGAAGCTGAAGCT
- the RBM26 gene encoding RNA-binding protein 26 isoform X5: MVVKMIIENFEALKSWLSKTLEPICDADPSALAKYVLALVKKDKSEKELKALCVDQLDVFLQKETQIFVEKLFDAVNTKSYLPPPEQPSSGSLKVEFFQHQEKETKKEEIVKEEEREKKFSRRLNHSPPQSSSRYRDTRSRDERKKDERSRKRDYDRNPPRRDSYRDRYNRRRGRSRSYSRSRSRSWSKERLRDRDRDRSRSRSRTRSRGTNSWSLKYERDLGKPKYDMDRTDPLENNYTPVSSVTNISSGHYPVPTLSSTITVIAPAHHGNNTTESWSEFHEEQLDHNSYGRPPLPKKRCRDYDEKGFCMRGDMCPFDHGSDPVVVEDVNLPGILPFPAQPPVVEGPPPPGLPPPPPILSPPPVNLRPPVPPPGPLPPSLPPVTGPPPPLPPLQPAGMDAPPNSATSSVPTVVTTGIHHQPPPAPPSLFTAGVVLRLCPQETYDTDGYNPEAPSITNTSRPMYRHRVHAQRPNLIGLTSGDMDLPPREKPPNKSSMRIVVDAESRKRTIGAGDGGVPTKKTWFDKQNFNRTNSPGFQKKVQFGNENTKLELRKVPPELNNISKLNEHFSKFGNLVNLQVAYQGDPEGALIQFATHEEAKKAISSTEAVLNNRFIKVYWHREGSAPQIQTTAQKVIQPLVQQPSLPVVKQSVKERLGPVPASNIEPTEAQSANTEVTQNVTKLSVKDRLGFVSKPVTPATEKEALRLQQDVRKKKQEILEKHIETQKMLISKLEKNKAMKSEDKAEIMKTLEILTNSITKLKDELKGVSSGGGTPLKSMKTKTQMQKELLDTELDLYKKMQAGEEVTELRRKYTELQLEAAKRGILSSVRGRGVHARGRGASRSRGRGIRGRGRGRGVPVHAVVDHRPRALEISAFTESDREDLLPHFAQYGEIEDCQIDDSSLHAVITFKTRAEAEAAAIHGSRFKGQELKLAWNKPVASMSAVETEEAEPDEEEFQEESLVDDSLLQDDDEEEEDNESRSWRR; encoded by the exons atGTGATGCAGATCCATCTGCCCTAGCTAAATATGTTCTGGCTTTGGTAAAGAAGGATAAAAGTGAAAAGGAGCTGAAGGCATTATGTGTTGATCAGCTGGATGTATTTCTCCAGAAAG AAACTCAGATATTTGTGGAAAAACTGTTTGATGCTGTGAATACAAAAAGCTATCTACCTCCACCAGAACAGCCATCATCAGGAAGCCTAAAAGTAGAGTTCTTTCAGCACCaggagaaagagacaaaaaaagaagag ATAGTTAAAGAGGAAGAGCGAGAAAAGAAGTTCTCCAGAAGACTAAATCACAGCCCTCCTCAGTCAAGTTCACGCTACAGAGATACCAg AAGCCGcgatgaaaggaaaaaagatgaacGTTCTCGGAAGAGAGATTATGACCGCAATCCTCCCAGAAGAGATTCCTACAGGGATCGATACAACAGAAGAAGAGGGAGAAGTCGAAGCTACAGCAGGAGTCGAAGTAGGAGCTGGAGCAAAGAGAGACTGCGGGACAGGGATCGAGACCGGAGCAGAAGCCGAAGCAGAACACGAAGCAGAGGTACCAACAGTTGGTCTCTAAAATACG aaagggaTTTGGGAAAGCCAAAATATGATATGGATAGAACAGATCCATTAGAAAACAATTATACTCCAGTTTCTTCTGTAACAAATATTTCATCTGGCCACTATCCTGTCCCTACACTGAGCAGCACTATTACTGTTATTGCTCCTGCTCATCATGGAAATAACACTACTGAAAGCTGGTCAGAATTCCATGAAGAGCAGCTGGACCACAACTCCTATGGAAGACCTCCGCTGCCAAAGAAACGCTGTAGAGATTATGATG AAAAGGGTTTCTGTATGAGAGGAGATATGTGCCCTTTTGATCATGGAAGCGATCCAGTAGTGGTAGAAGATGTGAATCTTCCTGGCATTCTGCCTTTTCCAGCACAACCCCCTGTTGTTGAAGGACCACCTCCTCCTGGACTTCCTCCCCCTCCACCAATTCTGAGTCCTCCTCCTGTTAACCTTAGACCTCCAGTACCACCACCAGGCCCCTTACCACCTAGCCTTCCACCTGTAACAG gaCCAccccctcctcttcccccactgcagcctgctggcaTGGATGCTCCCCCAAATTCAGCAACTAGCTCAGTTCCTACTGTTGTTACAACGGGTATTCATCACCAGCCGCCTCCTGCTCCACCCTCTCTTTTTACAGCAGGTGTAGTACTGAGGCTTTGCCCACAAG AAACGTATGACACAGATGGCTATAATCCAGAAGCTCCAAGTATAACAAACACTTCCAGACCTATGTATAGACATAGAGTACATGCTCAAAGACCAAATTTGATTGGACTCACATCAGGTGACATGGATCTACCACCCAGAG AAAAACCTCCTAATAAAAGCAGTATGAGAATAGTGGTAGATGCTGAATCCAGGAAAAGAACAATTGGTGCAGGAGATGGCGGAGTTCCTACAAAGAAAACTTGGTTTGACAA GCAAAATTTTAACAGAACAAATAGTCCAGGTTTCCAGAAGAAGGTACagtttggaaatgaaaacacaaaacttgAATTGAGGAAAGTTCCTCCAGAGCTTAACAATATCAGCAAACTTAATGAGCACTTCAGTAAATTTGGAAATTTGGTCAACTTGCAG GTTGCATATCAAGGTGATCCAGAAGGTGCCCTTATTCAGTTTGCCACACATGAGGAAGCCAAGAAAGCGATATCAAGTACAGAAGCAGTATTAAATAATCGTTTTATCAAAGTTTACTGGCATCGAGAAGGAAGTGCACCGCAAATCCAAACTACTGCACAGAAG GTAATACAACCCTTAGTTCAACAACCGAGTTTACCAGTAGTGAAACAGTCAGTCAAGGAGCGATTAGGTCCAGTACCTGCAAGTAATATTGAACCTACGGAAGCACAGAGTGCCAATACAGAAGTCACTCAG AATGTGACTAAATTATCTGTGAAGGATAGACTGGGTTTTGTGTCAAAGCCAGTTACTCCAGCAACTGAAAAG gAAGCACTGCGACTTCAACAAGATgtgagaaaaaagaagcaagaaatcTTAGAGAAGCACATTGAAACACAAAAG ATGCTGATTTCAAAGcttgagaaaaataaagccatGAAGTCAGAAGACAAAGCAGAAATCATGAAAACACTGGAGATTCTAACTAACAGCATTACCAAGTTAAAAGATGAATTAAAAGGTGTATCATCAGGAGGAGGGACTCCTCTGAAAAGCATGAAAACTAAGACTCAG ATGCAGAAAGAGTTACTAGATACTGAACTGGATTTATACAAGAAGATGCAAGCTGGGGAGGAAGTTACTGAATTAAGACGGAAatacacagagctgcagctggaa GCCGCCAAACGAGGAATTCTTTCTTCAGTTCGTGGTAGAGGGGTCCATGCAAGAGGTCGAGGTGCATCACGTAGCAGAGGTAGAGGAATACGTGGACGGGGCCGAGGCAGAGGAGTTCCTGTACATGCTGTTGTGGATCATCGACCAAGGGCATTAGAAATTTCTGCGTTTACAGAAAGTGATAGAGAAGATCTTCTTCCTCATTTTGCG cAATACGGTGAAATTGAAGATTGCCAGATTGATGACTCTTCGCTCCATGCGGTGATTACCTTTAAGACAAGAGCAGAAGCTGAAGCT
- the RBM26 gene encoding RNA-binding protein 26 isoform X3: MVVKMIIENFEALKSWLSKTLEPICDADPSALAKYVLALVKKDKSEKELKALCVDQLDVFLQKETQIFVEKLFDAVNTKSYLPPPEQPSSGSLKVEFFQHQEKETKKEEIVKEEEREKKFSRRLNHSPPQSSSRYRDTRSRDERKKDERSRKRDYDRNPPRRDSYRDRYNRRRGRSRSYSRSRSRSWSKERLRDRDRDRSRSRSRTRSRGTNSWSLKYERDLGKPKYDMDRTDPLENNYTPVSSVTNISSGHYPVPTLSSTITVIAPAHHGNNTTESWSEFHEEQLDHNSYGRPPLPKKRCRDYDEKGFCMRGDMCPFDHGSDPVVVEDVNLPGILPFPAQPPVVEGPPPPGLPPPPPILSPPPVNLRPPVPPPGPLPPSLPPVTGPPPPLPPLQPAGMDAPPNSATSSVPTVVTTGIHHQPPPAPPSLFTAETYDTDGYNPEAPSITNTSRPMYRHRVHAQRPNLIGLTSGDMDLPPREKPPNKSSMRIVVDAESRKRTIGAGDGGVPTKKTWFDKQNFNRTNSPGFQKKVQFGNENTKLELRKVPPELNNISKLNEHFSKFGNLVNLQVAYQGDPEGALIQFATHEEAKKAISSTEAVLNNRFIKVYWHREGSAPQIQTTAQKVIQPLVQQPSLPVVKQSVKERLGPVPASNIEPTEAQSANTEVTQNVTKLSVKDRLGFVSKPVTPATEKVLSTSTGLTKTVYNPAALKAAQKSLPVVSTSVLDSNEAQKKKQEALRLQQDVRKKKQEILEKHIETQKMLISKLEKNKAMKSEDKAEIMKTLEILTNSITKLKDELKGVSSGGGTPLKSMKTKTQMQKELLDTELDLYKKMQAGEEVTELRRKYTELQLEAAKRGILSSVRGRGVHARGRGASRSRGRGIRGRGRGRGVPVHAVVDHRPRALEISAFTESDREDLLPHFAQYGEIEDCQIDDSSLHAVITFKTRAEAEAAAIHGSRFKGQELKLAWNKPVASMSAVETEEAEPDEEEFQEESLVDDSLLQDDDEEEEDNESRSWRR, encoded by the exons atGTGATGCAGATCCATCTGCCCTAGCTAAATATGTTCTGGCTTTGGTAAAGAAGGATAAAAGTGAAAAGGAGCTGAAGGCATTATGTGTTGATCAGCTGGATGTATTTCTCCAGAAAG AAACTCAGATATTTGTGGAAAAACTGTTTGATGCTGTGAATACAAAAAGCTATCTACCTCCACCAGAACAGCCATCATCAGGAAGCCTAAAAGTAGAGTTCTTTCAGCACCaggagaaagagacaaaaaaagaagag ATAGTTAAAGAGGAAGAGCGAGAAAAGAAGTTCTCCAGAAGACTAAATCACAGCCCTCCTCAGTCAAGTTCACGCTACAGAGATACCAg AAGCCGcgatgaaaggaaaaaagatgaacGTTCTCGGAAGAGAGATTATGACCGCAATCCTCCCAGAAGAGATTCCTACAGGGATCGATACAACAGAAGAAGAGGGAGAAGTCGAAGCTACAGCAGGAGTCGAAGTAGGAGCTGGAGCAAAGAGAGACTGCGGGACAGGGATCGAGACCGGAGCAGAAGCCGAAGCAGAACACGAAGCAGAGGTACCAACAGTTGGTCTCTAAAATACG aaagggaTTTGGGAAAGCCAAAATATGATATGGATAGAACAGATCCATTAGAAAACAATTATACTCCAGTTTCTTCTGTAACAAATATTTCATCTGGCCACTATCCTGTCCCTACACTGAGCAGCACTATTACTGTTATTGCTCCTGCTCATCATGGAAATAACACTACTGAAAGCTGGTCAGAATTCCATGAAGAGCAGCTGGACCACAACTCCTATGGAAGACCTCCGCTGCCAAAGAAACGCTGTAGAGATTATGATG AAAAGGGTTTCTGTATGAGAGGAGATATGTGCCCTTTTGATCATGGAAGCGATCCAGTAGTGGTAGAAGATGTGAATCTTCCTGGCATTCTGCCTTTTCCAGCACAACCCCCTGTTGTTGAAGGACCACCTCCTCCTGGACTTCCTCCCCCTCCACCAATTCTGAGTCCTCCTCCTGTTAACCTTAGACCTCCAGTACCACCACCAGGCCCCTTACCACCTAGCCTTCCACCTGTAACAG gaCCAccccctcctcttcccccactgcagcctgctggcaTGGATGCTCCCCCAAATTCAGCAACTAGCTCAGTTCCTACTGTTGTTACAACGGGTATTCATCACCAGCCGCCTCCTGCTCCACCCTCTCTTTTTACAGCAG AAACGTATGACACAGATGGCTATAATCCAGAAGCTCCAAGTATAACAAACACTTCCAGACCTATGTATAGACATAGAGTACATGCTCAAAGACCAAATTTGATTGGACTCACATCAGGTGACATGGATCTACCACCCAGAG AAAAACCTCCTAATAAAAGCAGTATGAGAATAGTGGTAGATGCTGAATCCAGGAAAAGAACAATTGGTGCAGGAGATGGCGGAGTTCCTACAAAGAAAACTTGGTTTGACAA GCAAAATTTTAACAGAACAAATAGTCCAGGTTTCCAGAAGAAGGTACagtttggaaatgaaaacacaaaacttgAATTGAGGAAAGTTCCTCCAGAGCTTAACAATATCAGCAAACTTAATGAGCACTTCAGTAAATTTGGAAATTTGGTCAACTTGCAG GTTGCATATCAAGGTGATCCAGAAGGTGCCCTTATTCAGTTTGCCACACATGAGGAAGCCAAGAAAGCGATATCAAGTACAGAAGCAGTATTAAATAATCGTTTTATCAAAGTTTACTGGCATCGAGAAGGAAGTGCACCGCAAATCCAAACTACTGCACAGAAG GTAATACAACCCTTAGTTCAACAACCGAGTTTACCAGTAGTGAAACAGTCAGTCAAGGAGCGATTAGGTCCAGTACCTGCAAGTAATATTGAACCTACGGAAGCACAGAGTGCCAATACAGAAGTCACTCAG AATGTGACTAAATTATCTGTGAAGGATAGACTGGGTTTTGTGTCAAAGCCAGTTACTCCAGCAACTGAAAAG GTTTTATCCACTTCTACTGGCTTGACAAAAACTGTGTACAACCCTGCTGCTTTGAAGGCAGCACAGAAATCTTTGCCTGTTGTTTCCACTTCCGTGCTAGACTCTaatgaagcacagaagaaaaaacag gAAGCACTGCGACTTCAACAAGATgtgagaaaaaagaagcaagaaatcTTAGAGAAGCACATTGAAACACAAAAG ATGCTGATTTCAAAGcttgagaaaaataaagccatGAAGTCAGAAGACAAAGCAGAAATCATGAAAACACTGGAGATTCTAACTAACAGCATTACCAAGTTAAAAGATGAATTAAAAGGTGTATCATCAGGAGGAGGGACTCCTCTGAAAAGCATGAAAACTAAGACTCAG ATGCAGAAAGAGTTACTAGATACTGAACTGGATTTATACAAGAAGATGCAAGCTGGGGAGGAAGTTACTGAATTAAGACGGAAatacacagagctgcagctggaa GCCGCCAAACGAGGAATTCTTTCTTCAGTTCGTGGTAGAGGGGTCCATGCAAGAGGTCGAGGTGCATCACGTAGCAGAGGTAGAGGAATACGTGGACGGGGCCGAGGCAGAGGAGTTCCTGTACATGCTGTTGTGGATCATCGACCAAGGGCATTAGAAATTTCTGCGTTTACAGAAAGTGATAGAGAAGATCTTCTTCCTCATTTTGCG cAATACGGTGAAATTGAAGATTGCCAGATTGATGACTCTTCGCTCCATGCGGTGATTACCTTTAAGACAAGAGCAGAAGCTGAAGCT